Proteins from a genomic interval of Lysobacter arenosi:
- a CDS encoding dihydrolipoamide acetyltransferase family protein: protein MSNKTFFLPDLGEGLPDATIVEWFVKEGDTIRLDDNLVSMETAKAVVEVPSPVSGKVIRLAGAPGDVIITGKMLAEFEIDPSMPQRAEGQDTGHHHGAGSHAPEDGDKVIASDDGGTISAGDQAAAPKAEAKRDDAGTVVGAMQSSDAVRSEQAVAVGGVKAMPAVRALARKLGVDLTRVRATGADSVVTMDDVKRAAADGSAKAGAAPVAAAAAPAPARASAPEAPAARSTLSQAGKPVRTQPPGVSASGQPEQLKGVRRNMARVMADAHAKVVPTTLCDDADLHAWVGKQDITARLVRAIVTACKAVPALNAWFDGDNLSRTLHPQVDIGIAVDTDDGLFVPALRNADMLDGAGVRTAIQRLRAQVEDRSIPASELSGYTISLSNFGMFAGRYATPVVVPPCVAIIGAGKLSHDVVAVIGGIEVHRRMPISLTFDHRACTGGEAARFLKALLDDMSLPT, encoded by the coding sequence ATGAGCAACAAGACCTTCTTCCTCCCCGACCTCGGCGAGGGCCTGCCCGACGCAACCATCGTCGAGTGGTTCGTGAAGGAAGGCGACACCATCCGCCTCGACGACAACCTGGTGTCGATGGAAACCGCCAAGGCCGTGGTCGAGGTGCCTTCGCCGGTGTCCGGCAAGGTGATCCGCCTCGCCGGTGCGCCGGGCGACGTGATCATCACCGGCAAGATGCTGGCCGAGTTCGAGATCGATCCGTCGATGCCGCAGCGCGCCGAGGGCCAGGACACCGGTCACCACCATGGCGCCGGCAGCCACGCGCCCGAGGACGGCGACAAGGTCATCGCCTCCGACGACGGCGGCACGATCAGCGCCGGCGACCAGGCCGCCGCGCCGAAGGCAGAGGCCAAGCGCGACGACGCCGGCACGGTGGTCGGCGCGATGCAGAGTTCCGATGCGGTGCGCAGCGAGCAGGCGGTCGCGGTCGGCGGCGTCAAGGCGATGCCGGCCGTGCGCGCACTGGCGCGCAAGCTCGGTGTCGACCTGACGCGCGTGCGCGCTACCGGCGCCGACAGCGTGGTGACGATGGACGACGTCAAGCGCGCGGCCGCTGATGGGTCGGCCAAGGCTGGCGCGGCTCCAGTGGCGGCGGCGGCAGCCCCGGCGCCTGCCCGTGCCAGCGCCCCCGAAGCCCCCGCTGCCCGCAGCACGCTCTCGCAGGCCGGCAAGCCGGTCCGCACGCAGCCGCCGGGCGTCAGCGCCAGCGGCCAGCCGGAGCAGCTCAAGGGCGTGCGCCGCAACATGGCACGCGTGATGGCCGATGCTCACGCCAAGGTTGTCCCGACCACGCTGTGCGACGACGCCGACCTGCACGCCTGGGTCGGCAAGCAGGACATCACCGCGCGCCTGGTGCGCGCGATAGTCACTGCCTGCAAGGCGGTGCCGGCGCTCAATGCCTGGTTCGACGGCGACAACCTCAGCCGCACCCTGCACCCGCAGGTCGACATCGGCATCGCGGTCGACACCGACGACGGCCTGTTCGTGCCGGCGCTGCGCAATGCCGACATGCTCGATGGCGCCGGCGTGCGCACCGCGATCCAGCGCCTGCGCGCGCAGGTCGAGGATCGTTCGATCCCGGCAAGCGAGCTGAGCGGCTACACGATCTCGCTGTCCAACTTCGGCATGTTCGCCGGCCGCTATGCGACGCCGGTGGTGGTGCCGCCGTGCGTGGCGATCATCGGCGCGGGCAAGCTCAGCCACGACGTGGTTGCCGTGATCGGTGGCATCGAAGTGCATCGCCGCATGCCGATCTCGCTGACCTTCGACCATCGCGCCTGCACGGGCGGCGAAGCGGCGCGTTTCCTCAAGGCGCTGCTGGACGATATGTCTTTGCCGACGTAA